Proteins from one Stegostoma tigrinum isolate sSteTig4 chromosome 17, sSteTig4.hap1, whole genome shotgun sequence genomic window:
- the LOC125459375 gene encoding troponin I, fast skeletal muscle-like, whose amino-acid sequence MTSSRRMHLKSLLLSLAKAALEKEEADRVAEKERYMEEHCGHLQTSGLSMAELQDLCRKLHAKIDVVDEERYDMESKVAKTTKEIDDLNLKVFDLKGKFKRPPLKRVRMSADAMLRALLGSKHKVSMDLRANLKQVKKEDTEKEKDLRDVGDWRKNIEEKAGMEGRKKMFEGAE is encoded by the exons ATGACCTCTTCTCGCAGAATGCATCTGAAG AGTTTACTGCTGTCCCTTGCCAAAGCTGCACTTGAGAAGGAAGAAGCAGATCGGGTAGCAGAGAAGGAGAGGTATATGGAAGAACATTGTGGACATCTGCAGACTTCTGGGCTTTCAATGGCAGAGCTGCAG GACTTGTGCAGGAAACTTCATGCAAAGATAGATGTTGTTGATGAGGAGAGATATGACATGGAATCCAAAGTTGCTAAGACCACCAAAGAG ATTGACGACCTGAACTTGAAAGTTTTTGACCTGAAAGGCAAATTCAAGAGGCCACCACTCAAGAGAGTCCGTATGTCTGCTGATGCCATGCTACGCGCTCTGCTGGGCTCCAAACACAAGGTGTCCATGGACTTGAGAGCTAATCTGAAACAAGTGAAGAAAGAGGACACTGAGAAGGAGAAG GATCTGCGCGATGTTGGAGACTGGCGTAAAAACATTGAAGAGAAGGCCGGAATGGAAGGCAGAAAGAAGATGTTTGAGGGTGCTGAATAA